A genomic window from Candidatus Pelagisphaera phototrophica includes:
- a CDS encoding tetratricopeptide repeat protein, whose translation MPKYVYEKSAYIEEDPVDVYEDSSPLSRAYAAFAKGSFYESVIAFNESIDADPENGVLYLARAQAHIAIADYRTAYEDLIRGMELVPEWTEVEFSVAELYANPDWFEEHCESLARWVSDYPRDYKAHFVLGYIHYFQQDYTAAKSEFIYTLAWDKDHPQAAMLMDSILAYEAETEVRAVEKEEVEALEEEQKL comes from the coding sequence GTGCCAAAATATGTATACGAAAAATCGGCATACATTGAGGAAGATCCGGTGGATGTTTATGAGGATTCATCTCCACTGAGTCGGGCTTACGCGGCTTTTGCCAAAGGAAGCTTTTACGAATCGGTAATTGCCTTTAACGAGTCGATCGATGCGGATCCTGAAAATGGGGTTCTTTATTTGGCCCGGGCGCAGGCCCATATAGCCATAGCTGACTACCGAACTGCCTATGAAGACTTGATTCGCGGAATGGAGTTGGTCCCAGAGTGGACGGAAGTTGAATTCAGCGTCGCGGAGTTGTACGCGAATCCAGATTGGTTTGAAGAGCACTGCGAATCGCTCGCTCGCTGGGTGAGCGATTATCCAAGGGACTACAAAGCGCACTTTGTTTTAGGATACATCCACTATTTTCAGCAGGACTATACCGCAGCTAAAAGCGAGTTTATCTATACGTTGGCTTGGGATAAGGACCATCCCCAAGCAGCGATGTTAATGGACTCGATCCTGGCTTACGAGGCAGAAACAGAAGTGCGTGCGGTGGAAAAAGAGGAGGTTGAAGCCCTCGAGGAAGAGCAAAAGCTCTAA